In one window of Solanum pennellii chromosome 2, SPENNV200 DNA:
- the LOC107011560 gene encoding uncharacterized protein LOC107011560, with protein sequence MQDQRGLEEASAPKMRKKKTSQPKATVLQKEGNKAKRIQDVHAMPIQNGLKHTKRVPPNEVSPLFQHAEKSTPEFSPDTSTSGKEYRALRRKYLLLEEESFGLNKELRETDDEIKALEDEKLTLLDDLVVLEGLVDPSDIQSQGQRL encoded by the coding sequence ATGCAAGACCAGAGAGGACTTGAGGAAGCTTCAGCTCCTAAAATGCGGAAAAAGAAAACATCACAACCAAAGGCTACAGTGTTGCAAAAAGAAGGGAATAAGGCAAAAAGGATACAAGATGTGCATGCAATGCCAATTCAAAATGGGTTAAAACACACCAAAAGAGTCCCACCAAACGAAGTTTCCCCATTATTCCAACATGCTGAGAAATCAACACCTGAATTCTCGCCAGATACTTCCACTTCTGGAAAAGAATATCGGGCATTAAGGAGAAAGTATCTATTGCTGGAAGAAGAAAGTTTTGGTCTTAATAAAGAATTGAGAGAAACCGATGATGAGATCAAGGCCCTTGAAGACGAGAAGCTAACACTCCTTGATGATCTTGTTGTGTTAGAAGGCCTGGTTGATCCTTCAGATATTCAATCCCAAGGCCAGCGATTATGA